One segment of Synechococcus sp. A15-24 DNA contains the following:
- a CDS encoding branched-chain amino acid transaminase: MHQFLPYAWFQGQCVPFEEARISIATHALHYGTGAFGGMRAIPDPQSSGSMLLFRADRHARRLSQSARLLLTDLSEATILEALTAMLQANKPQQPIYLRPFVYTSDLGIAPRLHDIETDFLIYGLPLGDYLSPDGVSCRISSWTRQEDRSLPLRGKISGAYITSSLAKTEAVQSGFDEALLLNSRGKISEASGMNLFLVRDGQLITPGVDQDILEGITRASVIELAKAMQIPVVERPVDKTELFIADEVFLTGTAAKITPIRQIESTQMNTDRPVMTALKTRLVAITEGRDPAYEHWVTRIPIA; encoded by the coding sequence ATGCATCAGTTCCTGCCCTACGCCTGGTTTCAGGGTCAGTGCGTGCCTTTCGAAGAGGCCAGGATCTCCATCGCAACCCACGCCCTTCATTACGGCACAGGTGCGTTCGGCGGCATGCGCGCCATTCCTGATCCGCAGAGCAGCGGATCGATGCTGTTGTTTCGTGCCGATCGCCATGCACGGCGATTAAGCCAGAGCGCACGGTTGTTGCTCACTGATCTGAGCGAAGCAACGATTCTCGAAGCGTTGACGGCGATGCTGCAGGCGAACAAACCGCAGCAACCCATCTATCTGCGACCGTTCGTGTACACCAGTGATCTCGGCATCGCGCCGCGGTTGCACGACATCGAGACCGATTTCCTGATTTACGGGTTGCCGCTGGGGGATTACCTCTCACCGGACGGCGTCAGTTGCCGCATCAGCAGTTGGACGAGACAGGAGGACCGTTCCCTCCCCCTGCGCGGCAAGATCTCTGGTGCCTACATCACCAGTTCTCTGGCCAAGACCGAGGCCGTCCAGAGCGGATTCGACGAGGCTCTGCTGTTGAACAGTCGCGGCAAGATCAGCGAAGCCAGCGGCATGAATCTGTTCCTGGTTCGCGACGGTCAGCTGATCACACCAGGCGTTGACCAGGACATTCTTGAGGGCATCACCCGGGCAAGCGTGATCGAACTGGCCAAGGCCATGCAAATTCCTGTGGTGGAACGCCCTGTGGACAAAACAGAGCTGTTCATCGCCGATGAGGTCTTCCTCACCGGCACGGCAGCGAAGATCACACCGATCCGCCAGATCGAATCAACGCAGATGAACACGGATCGACCGGTGATGACCGCACTGAAGACGCGGTTGGTGGCGATCACCGAAGGGCGAGATCCGGCCTATGAACACTGGGTGACCCGAATCCCGATCGCGTGA
- the cobN gene encoding cobaltochelatase subunit CobN, which yields MHRLASCPGIDPPEDVVLVEQPPADVLLLSSAGTDLSCLESVVQASPDWSSRIRALHLDNLSHPAQLDHYLASTATQARLIVVRLLGSRGHWSYGLEQLQRWSDEGADRQLLVLAGTVDQQGDLHGIGTVVPALADRLAALLREGGETNMARLLDAIQALLNGTPPDSEEIALVPLADPFPWDWQDDPGATVGVVLYRAQLQAGDTALAQHLNQALRERGLRPRLIWVSSLRDPAVQAGVLDLLRSQGAQVVITGTAFASVTTEQAGLGSALWDSLDRPVLQLLTAGTSRERWQQSSRGLEPLDLSLQVVMPELDARVTTRPCAFRQARPPLGELATAITTQQPDRDGINWLVEHAARWIDLQDTPAEHRRVAMVLANYPVRDGRVANGVGLDTPASVVNIIGWLADAGYQLGEHPIPSNGDRLIASLLAGRTNSAEGRYRPPLDHLPLETYQAWWDTIPSEAKARIISRWGDPQQACDLDGERGFAIHGLHYGHLVVLLQPDRGYDPDQIADLHSPDLPPPHRYLAQYLWLRDVHGSQVMVHVGKHGSAEWLPGKGVGLSAACGPHLALGALPHLYPFIVNDPGEGSQAKRRGHAVVLDHLTPPLGRAGLHGGLQKLEGLLDELVEARQLGGERTQVLENQVLSTLQDLDWPGIPSRRELKQHPERLNSCLDQAETYLCELKESQIRTGLHRFGQCPDDAAMTELLMALARPPLQGQPGLTQLMARKAGLEFDPWSQDGGEALDPADRARLEALGCQRCRRVGDGSAWLEQQALLILRQLVHHEQAVDLATPFLSLVETSADLRQRCLELWKRLKGCGEAERQGLMRGLEGRRIVAGPSGAPSRGRPDVLPTGRNFYSVDLRGLPTEVAWDLGRRSAERLLDLHLQDEGEPLRHLALSVWGTATMRNGGEDIAQLLALIGVRPVWDGPSRRLVDLEVIPADLLGRPRVDVVLRISGLFRDAFPHLVSWVNQAQQMVALLEEPEEINPLAGLTRRDGPQGRIYGSAPGAYGAGLQALIDSGAWESRRDLGEAFLCWSQWRYDGPAEPVADRSGLEQALSSVEAILHNQDNREHDLLDSDDYYQFHGGLSAAAEQVSGQRPQLWFGDHSRRERPRLHRLEKELDKVMRSRMLNPRWIEGMQQHGYKGAFEMGASLDYLFAYDAATDRVPDWCYGALCDRWLADPVNQTFLSDRNPWVLRDMAERLLEASNRGLWTGANENQLALLKELINSSEARIERGALTC from the coding sequence ATGCACCGTCTTGCCAGTTGCCCGGGCATTGATCCTCCCGAGGATGTGGTGCTCGTCGAGCAACCCCCGGCGGATGTTCTGCTTCTCTCCAGTGCAGGTACCGACCTCAGCTGCCTTGAATCAGTGGTGCAGGCCTCCCCTGACTGGAGCAGCCGAATCAGGGCTCTCCATCTCGACAACCTCAGTCATCCGGCCCAGCTCGACCATTACCTCGCCTCCACTGCGACGCAGGCTCGTTTGATTGTGGTGCGCCTGCTGGGCAGCCGTGGCCACTGGAGTTATGGGTTGGAGCAGCTCCAGCGCTGGAGTGACGAAGGCGCCGATCGACAACTGCTGGTGCTGGCTGGAACGGTTGATCAGCAGGGGGATCTGCATGGGATCGGCACCGTGGTGCCCGCACTTGCGGATCGTCTTGCGGCCCTGCTGCGGGAAGGGGGCGAGACCAACATGGCCAGGCTGCTCGACGCCATTCAGGCACTGCTGAACGGAACGCCACCGGACAGCGAGGAGATCGCTTTGGTGCCCCTGGCCGATCCCTTCCCCTGGGACTGGCAGGACGATCCTGGTGCCACCGTTGGAGTGGTTCTTTACCGCGCCCAGTTACAGGCCGGGGACACCGCTCTGGCGCAGCACCTGAATCAGGCCCTGCGGGAGCGTGGCCTTCGGCCTCGTCTGATCTGGGTGAGCAGCCTGAGGGACCCCGCCGTCCAGGCCGGTGTCCTCGATCTGCTCCGCAGCCAGGGTGCTCAGGTCGTGATCACCGGAACGGCCTTCGCCTCCGTCACGACGGAGCAAGCCGGCCTAGGAAGTGCCCTTTGGGACAGCCTGGACCGACCGGTGCTGCAGCTGCTGACCGCCGGCACCAGCCGGGAGCGTTGGCAGCAGTCCAGCCGTGGCCTGGAACCCCTGGACCTGTCGCTGCAGGTGGTGATGCCGGAACTGGACGCTCGGGTCACCACCCGCCCATGCGCATTCCGGCAGGCACGCCCCCCCCTCGGAGAACTCGCCACTGCAATCACGACGCAACAACCGGATCGGGACGGCATCAACTGGCTAGTGGAGCACGCAGCCCGCTGGATTGATCTCCAGGACACGCCTGCCGAGCATCGTCGGGTGGCCATGGTGTTGGCCAACTATCCGGTGCGGGATGGGCGTGTGGCCAACGGGGTTGGGCTGGATACCCCGGCCAGCGTGGTCAACATCATCGGTTGGCTGGCCGATGCGGGTTATCAACTTGGCGAGCACCCCATACCCTCCAACGGCGATCGATTGATTGCGTCGTTGCTGGCGGGACGTACCAACTCAGCCGAGGGCCGTTATCGCCCGCCCCTTGATCACCTGCCGCTGGAGACCTACCAAGCCTGGTGGGACACCATTCCAAGCGAGGCCAAGGCACGGATCATCAGCCGCTGGGGTGACCCGCAGCAGGCCTGTGATCTCGATGGGGAGCGAGGGTTTGCCATTCATGGGTTGCACTATGGGCATCTGGTGGTGCTCCTGCAGCCGGACCGGGGCTATGACCCGGATCAGATCGCTGATCTGCATTCGCCGGACCTGCCGCCACCGCACCGCTACCTGGCTCAGTACCTTTGGTTACGAGACGTCCACGGCAGCCAGGTGATGGTGCATGTGGGCAAGCACGGCAGTGCTGAATGGTTGCCGGGCAAGGGGGTCGGTCTCAGTGCGGCCTGTGGCCCCCATCTCGCCCTTGGTGCGTTGCCGCATCTTTACCCCTTCATTGTCAACGACCCAGGGGAGGGATCCCAGGCCAAACGTCGGGGCCATGCGGTGGTGCTGGATCACCTCACCCCACCCTTGGGCCGCGCCGGTCTTCACGGCGGCCTTCAGAAACTTGAGGGACTGCTGGATGAACTGGTGGAAGCCCGACAGCTCGGTGGTGAGCGCACCCAGGTGTTGGAAAACCAGGTGCTCAGCACCCTTCAGGATCTGGACTGGCCAGGGATCCCGAGCCGACGAGAGCTGAAGCAGCACCCGGAGCGACTCAACAGCTGTCTTGACCAGGCGGAAACCTATCTCTGCGAGTTGAAGGAGTCGCAGATCCGCACGGGTCTGCATCGCTTTGGCCAGTGCCCAGACGACGCTGCCATGACAGAGCTGCTGATGGCCTTGGCGCGTCCACCGTTGCAGGGTCAGCCTGGCCTGACGCAATTGATGGCCCGGAAAGCTGGCTTGGAATTCGACCCCTGGTCTCAGGACGGCGGAGAAGCCCTCGATCCAGCCGACCGCGCGCGATTGGAAGCGCTCGGTTGTCAGCGCTGCCGCCGGGTGGGTGATGGCAGCGCGTGGTTGGAGCAACAGGCCTTGTTGATCCTCAGACAGCTCGTGCACCACGAGCAGGCCGTGGATCTGGCAACACCGTTTCTATCACTGGTTGAGACATCAGCGGACCTGAGGCAACGCTGCCTGGAGCTGTGGAAACGCTTGAAGGGTTGTGGCGAGGCAGAACGTCAGGGGCTGATGCGGGGTCTGGAGGGCCGCCGCATCGTTGCTGGTCCCTCTGGGGCCCCCAGTCGTGGCCGACCGGATGTGCTGCCCACCGGTCGTAATTTCTATTCCGTGGATCTCCGTGGGCTGCCGACGGAGGTGGCATGGGACCTCGGCCGCCGCTCCGCCGAACGCTTGCTGGATCTGCATCTTCAGGATGAAGGTGAACCCCTGCGCCACCTGGCTCTGTCGGTGTGGGGGACCGCCACGATGCGCAATGGTGGTGAAGACATTGCCCAACTGCTGGCGCTGATCGGCGTCCGCCCTGTCTGGGATGGCCCCAGCCGGCGTCTGGTGGATCTGGAGGTGATCCCTGCTGATCTCCTGGGGCGACCTCGGGTGGATGTGGTGCTGAGGATCTCCGGTCTGTTCCGGGATGCGTTCCCGCATCTGGTGAGCTGGGTGAACCAGGCACAGCAGATGGTGGCTTTGCTGGAGGAACCAGAGGAGATAAACCCTCTGGCCGGCCTCACCCGTCGTGATGGCCCGCAAGGACGAATCTATGGATCCGCCCCCGGTGCTTATGGCGCTGGGCTGCAGGCCTTGATCGACAGCGGTGCCTGGGAGTCGCGCAGGGATCTTGGTGAAGCCTTTCTGTGCTGGAGCCAGTGGCGCTACGACGGTCCAGCGGAACCCGTTGCCGATCGCTCCGGTCTGGAGCAGGCCCTGTCGTCTGTTGAGGCGATACTGCACAACCAGGACAACCGCGAGCATGATCTGCTCGATTCCGACGATTATTACCAGTTTCACGGTGGCCTCAGTGCTGCAGCCGAGCAGGTGTCCGGTCAGCGTCCCCAGTTGTGGTTCGGTGATCATTCACGCCGCGAGCGTCCCCGACTGCATCGGCTGGAGAAGGAGCTGGACAAGGTGATGCGCAGTCGCATGCTCAATCCCCGTTGGATCGAAGGGATGCAGCAGCACGGGTACAAGGGTGCGTTTGAGATGGGGGCGAGCCTGGATTACCTGTTCGCCTATGACGCTGCGACCGACCGCGTCCCGGACTGGTGCTACGGAGCACTGTGCGATCGCTGGCTGGCGGATCCCGTGAACCAGACCTTTCTCAGCGATCGCAACCCCTGGGTCCTGCGGGACATGGCAGAGCGACTGCTCGAAGCGTCCAATCGAGGTCTATGGACTGGCGCCAACGAGAATCAACTTGCTTTGCTGAAGGAATTGATCAACAGCAGCGAAGCAAGGATCGAACGCGGTGCCCTTACTTGTTGA
- a CDS encoding PHP domain-containing protein — translation MSHPLRSVLADVGPESCPGSLNFHCHTICSDGSLEPLELIRQASERGLSHLAVTDHHSVRAFQPMADWLQAQRDAGAVVPTLWTGMEISCLLKGCLVHVLALGFEPGHAALEPYNRGDAVVGEALRADAVLKAIHAAGGLAVLAHPARYRLGHDVLIDEAARLGFDGGEAWYDYDMQTVWAPSPMICEAIDRQLANLGLLRTCGTDSHGIDLGGR, via the coding sequence ATGAGCCATCCACTCCGTTCCGTCCTGGCTGATGTCGGACCCGAGAGCTGCCCGGGCTCCCTCAACTTCCACTGCCACACGATCTGTAGTGACGGCAGCCTGGAGCCCCTTGAGCTGATCCGCCAGGCATCAGAGCGTGGGCTCTCCCATCTGGCCGTGACTGATCACCACAGCGTACGGGCCTTTCAACCGATGGCGGATTGGCTCCAGGCACAACGAGATGCAGGGGCCGTGGTGCCGACGTTGTGGACCGGCATGGAAATCAGCTGTCTGCTCAAAGGATGCCTTGTTCATGTGCTGGCACTGGGGTTTGAACCCGGGCATGCGGCCCTGGAGCCCTATAACCGCGGCGATGCCGTGGTGGGAGAGGCCCTCCGGGCAGACGCGGTGCTTAAGGCGATTCACGCGGCAGGGGGTCTGGCTGTTCTGGCTCATCCAGCCCGCTATCGACTTGGCCATGACGTGCTGATCGATGAGGCCGCTCGACTTGGGTTTGACGGTGGTGAAGCCTGGTACGACTACGACATGCAGACGGTGTGGGCACCCAGCCCAATGATCTGTGAGGCCATCGACCGCCAACTGGCAAACCTTGGCCTTTTGCGTACTTGTGGCACCGACAGTCACGGAATCGACCTTGGTGGCCGCTAA
- the hemJ gene encoding protoporphyrinogen oxidase HemJ, producing the protein MTLPPEAYLWFKTLHIVGVVVWFAGLFYLVRLFIYHVETAELAEDLQQPFRDQYSLMEKRLANIITTPGMVVAVSMAIGLLVAQPSWLQQGWMHAKLAFVAGLLAYHVACYRLMGQLQAGTCRWSGKQLRALNELPTLLLVIVVMLVVFKNQFPTGAATWFIVALVVFMAASIQFYARWRRLRAEAQAVTGS; encoded by the coding sequence ATGACCCTTCCACCTGAGGCCTACCTCTGGTTCAAGACGCTCCACATCGTTGGTGTTGTCGTCTGGTTCGCCGGATTGTTCTATCTGGTGCGGTTGTTCATCTATCACGTCGAAACGGCTGAGCTGGCAGAGGACCTGCAGCAGCCGTTCCGCGATCAGTACAGCCTGATGGAGAAACGCCTTGCCAACATCATCACGACTCCGGGGATGGTGGTGGCGGTGTCCATGGCCATCGGCCTTTTGGTGGCCCAGCCCAGCTGGCTGCAGCAGGGCTGGATGCATGCCAAGTTGGCCTTCGTGGCCGGTCTTCTGGCTTATCACGTGGCTTGTTATCGACTGATGGGGCAGCTGCAGGCGGGAACCTGTCGGTGGAGTGGAAAGCAGCTGCGGGCACTCAATGAACTGCCGACGCTGCTGTTGGTGATTGTGGTGATGCTGGTGGTGTTCAAAAACCAGTTCCCGACCGGTGCCGCCACCTGGTTCATCGTGGCGTTGGTGGTGTTCATGGCAGCGTCCATTCAGTTCTATGCCCGCTGGCGACGCCTGCGGGCGGAAGCCCAGGCCGTCACAGGAAGCTGA
- a CDS encoding cryptochrome/photolyase family protein yields MDITLVFPHQLFADHPAIQAGRTVALIEDPLLFGTDPQWPLRMHHQRRLLHRASMTVYAEQLRGRSFNVIHQRHDAAPDTQGHLQLVHSAGYRHVHLVDLVDHWLERRLNAFAERVGLRVTVLPTPMLLTPADVLEQHFGTGKKPLMAKFYEMQRTRLGVLMDDEGRPIGGQWSFDADNRKKLPKGISVPPIPVATPSTVVDTARQQLAQENLPGLGKQNGFNYPIDHKEASRWLDAFLDERLVQFGAYEDAISTQHEVMWHGVLTPMLNIGLLTPQQVLDRTLARAEVGDVPLNSLEGFIRQIIGWREFMAAMYRRHGVTMRNGNFWEVEDRPIPEAFYTGSTGLPPIDDAIGHALNTGYCHHIERLMLLGNVMLLCGFHPTRVYSWFMELFIDAYDWVMVPNVYGMSQFADGGIFTTKPYVSGSNYVRKMSDYRKGAWCEVWDGLFWSFIRRHETFFRSQFRLAMMARNLDRMAPETLLMHQRKAADFLDGLT; encoded by the coding sequence GTGGACATCACCCTGGTCTTTCCCCATCAGCTGTTTGCAGATCACCCCGCGATTCAGGCCGGTCGCACCGTGGCCCTGATCGAAGACCCGTTGCTGTTCGGAACGGATCCGCAATGGCCCCTGCGCATGCATCACCAGCGCCGGCTCCTGCACCGCGCCTCGATGACGGTCTACGCCGAACAGCTACGAGGTCGAAGCTTCAACGTGATTCATCAGCGCCATGACGCTGCACCAGACACCCAGGGCCATCTGCAGCTGGTGCATTCCGCTGGGTATCGCCATGTCCACCTCGTTGACCTGGTGGATCACTGGCTTGAACGTCGCTTGAACGCCTTCGCTGAGCGTGTCGGTCTTCGAGTGACGGTGCTGCCGACACCGATGTTGTTGACCCCCGCTGACGTGCTCGAGCAGCACTTTGGGACGGGCAAAAAGCCCTTGATGGCAAAGTTCTACGAGATGCAGCGCACCCGGCTGGGGGTGCTCATGGACGATGAGGGGCGACCCATTGGGGGCCAATGGAGTTTTGATGCTGACAACCGCAAGAAACTGCCCAAAGGCATCAGCGTTCCGCCGATACCCGTCGCCACGCCATCGACTGTGGTGGACACAGCACGACAGCAACTGGCGCAGGAGAATCTGCCCGGGCTCGGCAAGCAGAATGGCTTCAACTACCCCATTGACCACAAGGAAGCCTCCCGCTGGCTCGACGCCTTCCTTGACGAACGCCTGGTTCAGTTCGGGGCTTATGAAGACGCCATCAGCACGCAGCATGAGGTGATGTGGCACGGCGTGCTCACACCGATGCTGAATATCGGTCTGCTGACGCCTCAGCAGGTGCTGGATCGGACCCTGGCCCGTGCGGAGGTTGGCGATGTGCCGCTCAACTCACTGGAAGGCTTCATCCGCCAAATCATTGGCTGGCGCGAATTCATGGCTGCCATGTATCGACGCCATGGGGTGACCATGCGCAATGGCAATTTCTGGGAGGTGGAGGATCGCCCGATTCCAGAAGCCTTCTACACCGGAAGCACGGGTTTACCCCCGATTGATGACGCCATCGGCCATGCCTTGAACACGGGTTATTGCCACCACATCGAACGGCTGATGCTGCTGGGCAACGTGATGCTGCTGTGTGGCTTTCACCCCACGCGGGTGTACAGCTGGTTCATGGAGCTGTTTATTGATGCCTACGACTGGGTGATGGTGCCCAACGTCTACGGCATGAGTCAGTTCGCCGATGGCGGCATCTTCACCACCAAGCCCTACGTGTCCGGCTCGAACTACGTCCGCAAGATGTCGGACTATCGGAAAGGTGCTTGGTGTGAGGTGTGGGACGGGCTTTTCTGGAGTTTCATCCGACGCCACGAAACTTTTTTCAGGAGTCAGTTCCGGCTGGCGATGATGGCCCGGAACCTCGACAGGATGGCGCCGGAAACACTGTTGATGCATCAGCGCAAGGCGGCTGATTTTCTTGACGGCCTCACCTGA
- the uvrC gene encoding excinuclease ABC subunit UvrC: MPPLLTQPEVLERRLKEIPPEPGCYLMRDGEDRILYVGKSKSLRSRVRSYFRNRHDLSPRIRLMTRQVCEIEFIVTDSEAEALALESNLIKNHQPHFNVLLKDDKKYPYLCITWSEAYPRIFITRRRRFRSPLDRFYGPYVDVGLLRRTLFLVKRVFPLRQRPRPLHPDRTCLNYSIGRCPGVCQEKITSEDYHRTLRKVAMVFQGRSDELQRLLDEQMNRYAERLDFEAAARVRDQLQGLDQLTADQKMSLPDSSVSRDVLALACDDRLATVQLFQMRAGKLVGRLGYTADASALAPGLILQRVIEEHYSQVDAVEVPPELLVQHALPQQQLLEDWLTEQRERKVQIHCPKQRQKADLIELVQRNAEFELLRAKQGQEQQALATEDLAQLLELPTPPRRIEGYDISHIQGSDAVASQVVFIDGLPAKQHYRKYKIRSSSIQSGHSDDFMAMAEIMRRRFRRWARAKADGVDVGALRHKGGSALQTDGLNDWPDVVMIDGGKGQLSAVMEALRELDLHDDLNVCSLAKQREEVFLPGESQPLESEPDQLGVALLRRLRDEAHRFAVSFHRQQRGERMKRSRLSDIPGVGPKRVKDLLAHFHSIDAIQLASVDVLSKAPGVGPALARDIHGFFHPAEEAGQDDGSEEPPAHTA, from the coding sequence ATGCCGCCGCTGCTCACGCAGCCGGAGGTGCTTGAGCGTCGGCTGAAGGAGATTCCGCCGGAGCCGGGTTGCTACCTGATGCGCGACGGGGAGGACAGGATCCTCTACGTGGGCAAGTCCAAATCGCTGCGCAGCCGGGTCCGCAGCTATTTCCGCAATCGGCATGATCTGTCGCCGCGCATCCGCCTGATGACGCGGCAGGTTTGCGAGATCGAATTCATCGTGACCGACAGCGAAGCGGAGGCTCTGGCCCTTGAATCCAACTTGATCAAGAACCATCAGCCGCACTTCAATGTGCTGCTGAAGGACGACAAGAAATACCCGTACCTCTGCATCACCTGGAGTGAGGCCTATCCACGCATCTTCATCACGCGCCGCCGCCGATTCCGCAGCCCCCTCGATCGCTTCTACGGGCCCTACGTCGACGTCGGACTGCTGCGGCGCACCTTGTTTCTGGTGAAGAGGGTCTTTCCTTTGCGACAGCGACCGCGACCGTTGCATCCCGACCGCACTTGCCTCAACTACAGCATTGGTCGCTGTCCAGGGGTTTGCCAGGAAAAGATCACCTCTGAGGACTACCACCGAACCCTGCGCAAGGTGGCCATGGTGTTTCAAGGGCGCAGCGATGAACTGCAGCGTCTGCTCGACGAGCAGATGAACCGCTACGCCGAACGTCTTGACTTTGAAGCCGCCGCCCGGGTCCGCGACCAGCTCCAGGGGCTCGACCAGTTGACGGCTGATCAGAAGATGAGTCTTCCCGACTCCAGCGTCAGTCGGGATGTGCTGGCCCTGGCCTGCGACGACCGTCTGGCCACTGTGCAGCTGTTCCAGATGCGCGCCGGAAAACTTGTGGGGCGGCTTGGTTACACCGCCGATGCCTCAGCTCTGGCACCGGGTCTGATTCTGCAACGGGTGATTGAAGAGCACTACTCCCAGGTCGATGCGGTTGAAGTGCCGCCGGAGTTGTTGGTCCAACACGCTCTTCCGCAACAGCAGCTTCTTGAGGACTGGCTGACGGAACAACGGGAACGCAAGGTGCAGATCCACTGTCCGAAACAGCGGCAGAAGGCAGACCTGATCGAACTGGTTCAGCGGAACGCGGAATTCGAACTGCTGCGGGCCAAGCAGGGGCAGGAGCAGCAAGCTCTAGCCACCGAGGATCTGGCTCAGCTGCTGGAGCTGCCGACGCCGCCGCGACGGATCGAGGGCTACGACATCAGTCACATCCAGGGCAGCGATGCCGTTGCCTCTCAGGTGGTGTTCATCGATGGATTGCCCGCCAAGCAGCACTACCGCAAATACAAGATCCGTAGCAGCAGCATCCAATCCGGTCACAGCGATGACTTCATGGCCATGGCCGAGATCATGCGCCGGCGTTTCCGGCGTTGGGCCCGCGCCAAGGCTGATGGTGTTGATGTGGGTGCCCTGCGCCACAAAGGTGGAAGTGCCCTGCAGACCGACGGCCTCAACGACTGGCCTGATGTAGTGATGATCGATGGCGGCAAAGGACAACTCTCTGCGGTGATGGAGGCCCTGCGGGAACTTGATCTGCACGACGACCTCAACGTCTGCTCGTTGGCCAAACAGCGGGAGGAGGTGTTCCTCCCTGGCGAAAGTCAGCCACTGGAGAGCGAGCCGGATCAACTGGGCGTGGCCTTGCTGCGTCGTCTGCGGGACGAAGCCCATCGATTCGCCGTGAGCTTCCACCGGCAGCAGCGCGGTGAGCGAATGAAGCGCTCACGCCTCTCTGACATCCCAGGGGTTGGTCCCAAACGGGTGAAGGATCTGCTGGCGCACTTTCATTCCATCGATGCGATTCAGCTGGCTTCGGTGGATGTGCTCTCCAAAGCCCCCGGTGTGGGACCAGCTCTGGCCAGGGATATCCATGGGTTTTTTCACCCTGCTGAGGAAGCCGGGCAGGATGACGGCTCAGAAGAGCCCCCTGCACACACCGCATGA
- a CDS encoding flavin reductase family protein: MSLDADAKKVLLRKIPHGLFVCGVREGDEVNGFTASWVTQGSFEPPLVVMGVRADSTSHGIIERTKRFSLNMLKADQKDLAAVFFKPQKGLGGRFDAAPFQDGPLGLPLLDGVIGGVECELVGQIQHGDHTVFVGEVKTARLLEDGEALTMASTGWNYGG, translated from the coding sequence ATGAGCCTCGACGCCGACGCCAAGAAGGTGCTGCTGCGCAAAATTCCCCACGGCCTGTTCGTCTGTGGCGTGCGAGAGGGCGATGAGGTGAATGGTTTCACCGCCAGCTGGGTGACCCAGGGATCCTTTGAGCCCCCCTTGGTAGTGATGGGCGTACGGGCTGACAGCACCAGCCACGGAATCATCGAACGCACCAAACGGTTCTCGCTCAACATGCTGAAAGCCGATCAAAAAGATCTGGCTGCGGTGTTTTTCAAGCCCCAGAAAGGACTCGGAGGTCGCTTTGATGCAGCACCATTCCAGGACGGTCCTCTTGGGCTGCCCCTGCTGGATGGGGTGATCGGCGGCGTCGAGTGTGAGCTGGTGGGTCAGATCCAGCACGGTGATCACACGGTGTTCGTTGGCGAGGTCAAAACCGCTCGATTGCTGGAGGACGGTGAGGCTCTGACCATGGCCAGCACCGGATGGAACTACGGCGGTTGA
- the coaD gene encoding pantetheine-phosphate adenylyltransferase has product MRALYPGSFDPLTNGHMDLIERAVALFGQVTVAVLSNPNKRPAFSVDQRIGQIQSATRHLNGIDVVSFDGLTVHCAVTHQADLILRGLRAMSDFEYELQIAHTNRSLAEDLETVFLATSTRHSFLSSSVVKEVARFGGPVDHMVPKEVAKDLNRLFNSAFPPR; this is encoded by the coding sequence ATGAGGGCGCTCTACCCGGGAAGTTTTGATCCTTTGACCAATGGCCACATGGATCTGATCGAGCGGGCCGTTGCCCTGTTCGGGCAGGTCACTGTGGCTGTGCTGTCGAATCCCAACAAAAGACCTGCCTTCAGTGTCGATCAGCGCATCGGTCAGATTCAATCCGCGACCCGTCACCTGAACGGCATTGACGTGGTCAGCTTTGACGGCTTGACCGTCCACTGCGCCGTCACCCATCAAGCCGATCTCATCCTGCGTGGACTACGAGCGATGAGCGACTTCGAATACGAGCTACAGATCGCCCACACCAATCGATCACTGGCCGAAGATTTGGAGACGGTCTTCCTGGCGACATCGACCCGTCACAGCTTCCTCAGCAGCTCTGTGGTGAAAGAGGTGGCTCGTTTCGGCGGCCCTGTGGATCACATGGTCCCCAAGGAGGTAGCCAAGGACCTGAACAGGCTCTTTAATTCGGCTTTCCCACCCCGGTGA